A segment of the uncultured Desulfobulbus sp. genome:
GAGCAGATGGGTGGCAAAGGAGTGGCGCAGAATATGCGGGCTGATCTCCTTGGTGATGCCGGCACTGTGCGCCACCTCGCGAATGATCTGCCAGAAGCGGTTTCGGGTCATCGCCTTGCCCCGATTGGAGCAAAAGAGCAGGGGGCTGGCCTTGCCCTTGAGCAACAGGGGGCGAATCTGTTCCAGGTATTGGCGCACGACCTCGCCGGTGTTGGTGGAAAAGGGGACGATCCGTTCCTTGTTGCCTTTGCCGAGGATGCGCAGATGTCCGGTGGTCAGGTTGCAGCTGGTGATCGGCAGGTTGACCAGTTCCGAGACCCGCAGCCCGGAGGCATAGAGCAGATGCAGCATGGTGTGGTTGCGCAGTGCCAGCGGCGTGGGCGCTGCGGGCCGTTGGAGGAGGGCGTTGACCTCGGCTTCACTGAGCACCTTGGGCAGGCTCTGGCCGATCTTCGGC
Coding sequences within it:
- the xerD gene encoding site-specific tyrosine recombinase XerD, whose protein sequence is MQRFLQHLTIQRRLAANTVAAYEADLRSFLRFQQGALTEITRETVQQYFRSCHKRGISARSNARRLAALRAFFQFLAQQGELNDNPLSDIDTPKIGQSLPKVLSEAEVNALLQRPAAPTPLALRNHTMLHLLYASGLRVSELVNLPITSCNLTTGHLRILGKGNKERIVPFSTNTGEVVRQYLEQIRPLLLKGKASPLLFCSNRGKAMTRNRFWQIIREVAHSAGITKEISPHILRHSFATHLLAGGADLRSVQMMLGHTDIVTTQIYTHVDTSRLKSIHRRFHPRG